The stretch of DNA TGGCGCCGACGAATGGGCCGAGCGGCCGCTTCTGGAGGGGTGAGGCTTCGTCGTGGGTGAAGCCTCACCGTCACGAGTTCATTACAGCTTCGTCTTGGCGTATCGGTTGAGCACTCCGATGATGCCCTCGCGGAACAGAAGCACGCAGACCACGAACACTGCACCCTGCACCACGGTGACCCAGCTTCCCAGCGATGCCAGGTAGTTGGACATGCCGACAATCACACCGGCGCCAACGATTGGCCCCAAGACCGTGCCCATGCCGCCGATGAGTGTCATCAGCACCACTTCGCCAGATGTCCCCAAGCTTACATCGGTGAGCGAGGCGAGCTGGAACACGATGGCCTTGGTGGCGCCCGCCAGGCCGCTCAGGGTCGCCGATAGGATGAAAACCACGAGCTTGTATCGGGTCGTGCGATAGCCCAGCGAGATCGCCCGTGGCTCGTTCTCGCGAATGGCCTTCAGAACCTGACCGAAGGGCGAGTGGATCACCCGATAGATGATGGCAAAACCGATGAGGAAGACGATCGCCACGAAGGTATAGAGCGTGAGATCGTGCTGGAGATTGAACACGCCGAACAGCATGCCGCGCGGCACGCCTTGAATGCCGTCCTCGCCGCCCGTGAATCCTGTCGCCTGCAGGCAAAAGAAAAAGACCATCTGGGCAAGCGCCAGCGTGATCATGGCGAAATAGATGCCTGTCCGTCGGATGGCCACCACCCCGAACACGACGCCGAGCGCGCAGGCGCCGAGCGTGCCGAGCAGGATGGAGAGTTCAGGAGTGAGGTTCCAATGCAGCGCCGTGTAAGCCGAGATGTAGGAGGCCATGCCGAAATAGGCCGCATGCCCGAATGAGAGCAACCCGCCATAGCCAAGCAGCAGGTTGAAGGCCATCGCGAACAAGGCAAAGCAGAGCAGCTTCATCACGAAGACGGGGTAGGCGACGAAAGGCGCCACGACCAGCAACACGGCCACGATCGCGAACAACAGCCGGTGCGTGCTGCTGGCGGCTTCGCTTTCGCCCACCACCGCCGGGCCGGCGGTGGATACCTTGGAGACGGTATCTGACATCACGCACCCCTTCCGAACAGGCCGGTGGGCTTCACCAGCAGGACAATGACCATAATGATGAAGATCACCGTTGAGGAGGCTTCGGGATAGAACACCTTCGTGAGCCCCTCGATGATCCCGAGGGCAAAACCGGTGATGATCGAGCCCATGATCGAGCCCAT from Rhodoligotrophos sp. CJ14 encodes:
- a CDS encoding branched-chain amino acid ABC transporter permease; translation: MSDTVSKVSTAGPAVVGESEAASSTHRLLFAIVAVLLVVAPFVAYPVFVMKLLCFALFAMAFNLLLGYGGLLSFGHAAYFGMASYISAYTALHWNLTPELSILLGTLGACALGVVFGVVAIRRTGIYFAMITLALAQMVFFFCLQATGFTGGEDGIQGVPRGMLFGVFNLQHDLTLYTFVAIVFLIGFAIIYRVIHSPFGQVLKAIRENEPRAISLGYRTTRYKLVVFILSATLSGLAGATKAIVFQLASLTDVSLGTSGEVVLMTLIGGMGTVLGPIVGAGVIVGMSNYLASLGSWVTVVQGAVFVVCVLLFREGIIGVLNRYAKTKL